TCGTGATACAGCCAAGTAACTAGCTGACGCGCAAAATGAGTGACTTAAGATAAACCGACTCCGGATGAGAAAGTACTTCCGGATGATCTGGGGCCGCTCCACGCACCTCGAGTATCTGTACACGCCGACGAGCGTCCGCCGCAGCGGCCGTCACGGTCGCTACAAAGTCCTGCAGAGAGACGTGGTGCGAGCAGGAGTTCGTGATCAGCGTGCCGCCCGCGTTGAGCAGGCGCATGGCGCGCAGGTTCAGCTCCTTGTAGCCACGCATCGCACCTTCGGCAGCTCGCTTGCTCTTCGCAAACGCCGGAGGATCCAGCACGATCGCGTCAAAACCCGTATCGACATCCAGCGGAAGCTGCGGGTTCTTGGGATCCGGGCGGTTATGCGCGATGTCAAAGGCGCGCAGCAGCTCGAACGCATCGGCCTCGATCCAGTCCACGCGGCCGGTCAGCTCCGGGTTGATGGAGAGGTTCCAGTCCGCCGTTTCCAGCGCCGCAAGCGACTGATCGACACCGGTCACGCGCTCGCAGACCGTGGCCAGATGCAGCGCAAAGCCGCCGTGATACGTGCAGACATCAAGAGCGCGTGTCGTCTTGCCGCTGGCTTTTACGCGAGCAGCAGCAGCCGCGTAATTCAAGCGCTGGTCGAGAAAAGCGCCGGTCTTCTGTGAAGCTGCGATCGAGTAGTGGAAGTTCAGGCCGTTCAGCACGAACTTCGTCGCGTTCGGCTTGTCCTCGGCGTTGGTATAGAGCAGGCCTTCGTTCGGCGGGTCGCTCAACTGCTCGAGCTCGCGGATCTTCGGGTCAGGCCGCTCCCAGATGGTGAGCGTGGAGCCGTCGACCTCGAGATG
The nucleotide sequence above comes from Granulicella cerasi. Encoded proteins:
- a CDS encoding class I SAM-dependent rRNA methyltransferase, which encodes MSIETVSLPQLKITRRAADRLRAGHLWMYRSDATLPEEAPRPGSLVQVVDARQAPLGTALFSSTSQIIGRLVSHAAEPISREQYLDELSERIDAAFARRAQDAPMSDATNAQRLLFSEADDTPGIIADRYNDLVLLQLLTQGTAQDDVRAVVVAALRRHLEVDGSTLTIWERPDPKIRELEQLSDPPNEGLLYTNAEDKPNATKFVLNGLNFHYSIAASQKTGAFLDQRLNYAAAAARVKASGKTTRALDVCTYHGGFALHLATVCERVTGVDQSLAALETADWNLSINPELTGRVDWIEADAFELLRAFDIAHNRPDPKNPQLPLDVDTGFDAIVLDPPAFAKSKRAAEGAMRGYKELNLRAMRLLNAGGTLITNSCSHHVSLQDFVATVTAAAADARRRVQILEVRGAAPDHPEVLSHPESVYLKSLILRVS